From the Paenibacillus sp. FSL H8-0548 genome, one window contains:
- a CDS encoding helix-turn-helix domain-containing protein: MKSRSWFKRLLFTYLPVFYLVVGFLIFLFYMTISQVMERQMVNTSENYAKYVTQQIESSLQNIERLMIGEINNNKDLKRFLYQLDDDEDSNPYIIERRLSTKFNAFMIDFPLISSIYMVRTADQKVLSTSASLSLDSFGDHAFVNQLLAGDIPHEWTGSRPYQLFLTKSDSYPVVSLVMKIPLLSNPSGLLVVNVSTSAIKKMVQDMNTQNVSITTVYDQKGQAIVDVAGDNSDPISSFHSDYTNWEIRNGIKDKFNYGIVTNLYYGWVALGIISILFATVVIIYLARKYTSPIDSMMSGITQYIKSKSGELPDILNDNPRFIDKAVNHLIELANQYSDVNKENALYRRKQFFIELISGEQLMDSAQSEKQFLFFNKLVHGKNFHIGIIEIDKYSDFCNVYSSRDQYLIKYVMSNVVEEIAESRNAYVWAEWLENGRLTMLIQMNGEHELTNTSISEIGNKIRIWIKENLDYSVSIGMGSAVSELTDAAQSFDEAEEALSYKTSVGGNRVIAYWELEDNVHSGMFEQLQLIRDIAESFKHRNAAWKSSFIQLMEVVQSKYFQLQDIVNLLNFMIFHISKEVSELPTPYQEIWNRTMTELNRELKSIDSVDDLREAFIALLGSATEQMEKLRVGRISQELIHEIKEYIEQNFNDPDLSLQLLSDRFNINQSYLSRLFKDEFSENFVDYLTRIRIAHAKQLLKTTDDLIQDISIQVGYLHYFSFNRVFKRVVGVTPGEYRKQSCDART, from the coding sequence ATGAAATCTAGATCATGGTTCAAACGATTGCTTTTTACGTATTTGCCTGTCTTTTATCTCGTAGTCGGTTTTCTCATCTTTCTGTTCTATATGACGATCAGCCAGGTAATGGAACGCCAAATGGTGAATACGAGTGAAAATTATGCGAAGTATGTGACACAGCAAATCGAGTCTTCCCTTCAAAATATTGAACGGCTAATGATTGGAGAAATCAACAATAATAAAGATTTGAAAAGGTTTTTGTATCAATTGGACGATGATGAGGATAGCAACCCATATATTATCGAGAGACGATTGTCCACTAAGTTTAATGCTTTTATGATTGATTTTCCATTAATTAGCTCCATCTATATGGTGCGTACCGCAGATCAGAAAGTGCTGAGCACCAGCGCCTCACTTTCCTTGGACAGCTTCGGTGATCATGCATTCGTAAATCAATTGCTAGCAGGTGATATACCGCATGAATGGACGGGGAGTAGGCCTTATCAATTATTTTTAACGAAGTCAGACTCTTATCCTGTTGTTTCCTTAGTCATGAAGATACCGCTGCTTTCCAATCCTAGCGGCTTACTTGTTGTAAATGTTTCCACAAGTGCCATCAAGAAGATGGTTCAGGATATGAACACCCAAAACGTTAGCATTACGACTGTGTATGACCAGAAGGGCCAAGCCATTGTTGATGTCGCTGGAGATAATAGCGACCCTATATCCTCTTTTCATTCCGATTATACGAACTGGGAAATTCGTAATGGGATAAAGGATAAATTCAATTACGGCATTGTTACAAACCTATATTATGGTTGGGTTGCTTTGGGAATTATCTCCATATTATTTGCAACGGTAGTTATTATTTATTTGGCCAGAAAATATACCTCTCCGATCGACAGCATGATGAGCGGAATCACGCAATACATAAAATCAAAATCGGGCGAGCTTCCCGATATACTTAACGATAATCCGCGCTTTATTGATAAAGCGGTCAATCATCTGATTGAACTAGCTAATCAATATAGTGATGTGAATAAAGAGAATGCTCTGTATCGAAGGAAACAGTTTTTTATCGAGCTCATTAGCGGAGAACAACTGATGGATTCGGCACAAAGCGAGAAACAGTTTCTTTTTTTCAATAAGTTAGTACATGGTAAAAACTTCCACATAGGTATAATTGAAATTGATAAATATAGTGATTTCTGCAATGTTTATAGCTCGCGTGATCAGTATTTAATTAAATATGTGATGTCTAATGTAGTGGAGGAAATTGCTGAATCCAGAAATGCCTATGTATGGGCGGAGTGGCTGGAGAATGGTCGACTGACCATGTTAATTCAGATGAACGGTGAACATGAGCTGACAAACACGAGTATAAGTGAGATAGGCAACAAGATTAGAATATGGATTAAGGAGAATCTTGACTATTCCGTTTCGATTGGAATGGGTTCGGCGGTGAGCGAGCTGACGGATGCTGCGCAATCCTTCGATGAAGCAGAAGAAGCATTATCCTATAAAACCTCGGTTGGAGGAAACAGAGTTATTGCTTATTGGGAGCTGGAAGACAATGTTCATTCGGGGATGTTCGAGCAGCTGCAGCTTATAAGAGATATTGCGGAGTCATTCAAGCATCGTAACGCGGCCTGGAAAAGCAGCTTTATACAATTAATGGAGGTTGTACAGAGCAAGTATTTTCAACTCCAGGATATCGTTAATTTACTGAACTTTATGATCTTCCATATATCTAAAGAGGTCTCGGAGCTTCCTACGCCCTATCAAGAGATTTGGAATCGTACCATGACGGAATTGAACCGCGAATTGAAATCAATTGATTCCGTTGATGACTTGCGTGAAGCTTTTATTGCTTTGTTAGGCTCGGCAACTGAGCAGATGGAGAAGCTCCGGGTCGGTCGCATCAGTCAAGAGTTAATACATGAAATAAAAGAATATATCGAGCAAAACTTTAATGATCCGGATCTATCCCTGCAGCTGCTTAGTGATCGATTCAACATCAACCAAAGCTATTTAAGTAGATTGTTCAAGGATGAATTCAGCGAGAATTTTGTTGATTATTTGACTCGTATACGTATTGCACATGCCAAGCAGCTATTGAAGACGACGGATGATCTCATTCAAGATATTTCGATTCAAGTAGGGTATCTTCATTATTTTTCATTTAATCGGGTATTCAAGAGGGTCGTCGGAGTGACGCCTGGCGAATATAGGAAACAATCATGCGATGCGAGAACGTAG
- a CDS encoding acetylornithine deacetylase produces the protein MQESLIARLQQEAEERQEELFALLSKLIAYPTVSPPARNTMKAQQFVEEQLRASGFETELWEVYPGDPNVTGLKRGSQRESYRSLLLNGHIDVAEVGDSGKWQRNPFELTVEAGRAYGRGTADMKGGVAALLFAIKLLNEAGVELKGDLLFQSVIGEEAGEAGTRACMERGCSADFAIVADTSEMAIQGQGGVITGWVTVQSPVTYHDGMRSRMIHAGGGVQGASAIEKMVKLIEGLQELERHWAVTKSYPDFPAGSNTINPAVIEGGRHAAFIADRCALWITVHFYPDEDYESVAAEIESHLLKVAEADPWLRKHPPSFRWGGRSMIEEQGEIFPSLTLDTNEDGLQALAAAHTKQLGAAPTIGMSPSVTDAGWIGRAGIPTVIYGPGELRHAHAVDESIDVRELVEYAKVMIAFIAEWCNQAKPESEVN, from the coding sequence ATGCAGGAAAGTTTAATTGCAAGGCTGCAGCAAGAGGCAGAGGAGAGGCAGGAGGAGCTATTTGCACTGCTATCGAAGCTGATCGCTTATCCGACAGTCAGCCCTCCGGCGCGTAACACGATGAAGGCACAGCAGTTTGTGGAAGAGCAGCTTCGAGCAAGCGGATTTGAGACGGAGCTGTGGGAGGTTTATCCCGGTGATCCAAACGTAACGGGCCTTAAACGCGGCTCACAGCGCGAGTCCTACCGCAGCTTGCTGCTGAATGGCCACATCGATGTTGCTGAGGTAGGTGACAGTGGGAAATGGCAGCGTAACCCGTTCGAGCTGACGGTTGAGGCCGGCAGAGCTTATGGGCGAGGCACAGCGGATATGAAGGGCGGAGTCGCAGCATTATTATTTGCGATTAAGCTGCTGAACGAGGCTGGAGTAGAGTTAAAAGGGGATCTGCTGTTTCAATCGGTCATTGGCGAGGAAGCCGGGGAAGCTGGAACGAGAGCTTGCATGGAACGGGGCTGCAGCGCGGATTTTGCGATTGTCGCTGATACAAGCGAAATGGCTATTCAAGGACAAGGCGGCGTCATTACCGGCTGGGTGACCGTGCAAAGTCCGGTCACCTATCATGACGGTATGCGATCGCGGATGATTCATGCGGGCGGCGGCGTACAAGGAGCCAGTGCGATAGAGAAAATGGTCAAGCTGATTGAAGGACTACAGGAGCTGGAGCGTCACTGGGCAGTGACGAAGTCTTATCCAGACTTTCCAGCGGGCTCCAATACGATTAATCCGGCGGTCATTGAAGGCGGCCGTCATGCGGCATTTATTGCCGACCGTTGTGCGTTATGGATAACGGTTCATTTCTACCCTGACGAGGATTACGAATCAGTAGCTGCAGAAATTGAAAGTCACCTGCTAAAGGTTGCTGAAGCTGATCCGTGGCTTCGCAAGCATCCGCCGTCTTTTCGCTGGGGTGGCCGTTCAATGATAGAGGAGCAAGGAGAAATATTTCCTTCGCTGACGCTGGACACGAATGAAGATGGGCTGCAAGCACTTGCCGCAGCTCACACGAAGCAGCTCGGTGCTGCTCCGACGATTGGCATGAGCCCAAGCGTGACGGATGCAGGCTGGATCGGAAGAGCGGGTATACCTACCGTAATCTATGGACCAGGGGAGCTTCGCCATGCTCACGCCGTCGATGAAAGCATCGACGTTCGCGAGCTTGTGGAATATGCAAAGGTCATGATTGCTTTCATTGCGGAGTGGTGCAATCAAGCAAAGCCGGAAAGCGAGGTCAACTAA
- the tenA gene encoding thiaminase II — MGSEAAVERFSERLYRVVQPIWESCHAHPFLKGLREGTLELERFIYYMKQDYVYLIDYAKMFALGSIKARDLETMSKLAELLHSTLNVEMELHRQYAERFGISRDELEATKPAPTTIAYTKYMLDAAQGSLAEVVAALLPCMWSYCEIGTTFAKYPGALEHPLYREWILMYSSEDFGELTEWTIKLMDRLAEGLPERELAQLEELFVTTSKFEYMFWDMADRQEEWPI, encoded by the coding sequence ATGGGAAGTGAAGCAGCAGTGGAGCGTTTTAGTGAGAGGCTGTACCGCGTGGTTCAGCCGATATGGGAAAGCTGTCATGCGCATCCGTTCTTGAAGGGGCTCAGAGAAGGGACGCTTGAGCTTGAGCGGTTCATTTATTATATGAAACAGGATTATGTGTATTTGATCGATTATGCCAAAATGTTCGCACTAGGCAGCATAAAGGCACGTGATTTGGAGACGATGAGCAAGCTTGCGGAGCTTCTGCATTCTACGTTGAATGTGGAGATGGAGCTGCATCGCCAGTACGCTGAGCGTTTTGGAATAAGCCGTGATGAGCTGGAGGCAACGAAGCCGGCACCGACAACCATCGCGTATACGAAGTATATGCTTGATGCGGCGCAGGGCTCGCTTGCTGAAGTAGTGGCTGCGCTGCTCCCATGCATGTGGAGCTATTGCGAGATTGGAACGACGTTTGCTAAATATCCAGGAGCGCTTGAGCATCCGCTATACCGGGAATGGATTTTAATGTACAGCTCGGAGGATTTCGGCGAGCTTACGGAGTGGACGATAAAGCTTATGGATCGGCTCGCTGAAGGCTTGCCGGAGCGGGAGCTCGCGCAGCTTGAGGAGCTCTTTGTAACAACATCCAAATTCGAATATATGTTTTGGGATATGGCTGATCGGCAAGAGGAGTGGCCGATTTGA
- a CDS encoding ABC transporter ATP-binding protein, with protein MSGVSPSDASRSSIALSVEGLTYAFGEGRPLFNGLGFDIREGEFVSFLAPSGMGKTTLFRLLAGLLSPQAGTIKLGMGDGGASAAGSRRSGRIGYMPQRDSLMPWRSVLDNAALGLELAGCSKKEARRRVFELLPAFGLSGTEAKRPHELSGGMRQRVSFLRSMLSGGDLLLLDEPFSALDAMTRVSMQEWLLQVWEQHRKTILFITHDIDEALLLSDRVLVAAESPVSSLKELVISLPRPRTYEAVLNDSFIQLKRQALELLGKGAGGWGGAE; from the coding sequence TTGAGCGGAGTAAGTCCAAGCGATGCGAGCAGGAGCTCGATTGCTTTGTCAGTGGAAGGACTCACTTACGCCTTTGGAGAAGGTAGACCATTATTTAACGGACTCGGCTTCGATATCCGTGAAGGAGAGTTTGTGTCCTTCCTCGCGCCAAGCGGAATGGGGAAAACAACGCTGTTTCGGCTGCTGGCGGGTTTACTTTCCCCTCAGGCTGGAACGATTAAGCTTGGTATGGGAGACGGAGGAGCTTCAGCAGCGGGAAGCCGCCGTTCTGGGCGGATTGGCTATATGCCGCAGCGAGACAGTCTTATGCCGTGGCGAAGCGTGCTTGATAATGCGGCGCTTGGCCTGGAGCTTGCGGGCTGCTCGAAAAAAGAAGCCAGGCGGCGTGTGTTTGAGCTGCTGCCGGCCTTTGGGCTTTCGGGTACGGAGGCGAAGCGTCCGCATGAGCTGTCAGGCGGCATGCGCCAGCGCGTCTCGTTCCTTCGCTCTATGCTGAGCGGAGGTGACCTGCTGCTGCTCGACGAGCCGTTCAGCGCATTGGATGCGATGACGCGTGTAAGCATGCAGGAATGGCTGCTTCAGGTGTGGGAGCAGCATCGCAAAACGATATTGTTCATCACGCATGATATTGATGAGGCGCTGCTTCTCTCTGATCGGGTGCTGGTTGCGGCGGAATCGCCGGTTTCCAGCTTGAAGGAGCTTGTCATTTCACTGCCGAGGCCAAGAACCTATGAAGCCGTTCTAAATGATTCCTTTATTCAATTAAAACGTCAAGCGCTTGAGCTTCTAGGCAAGGGGGCTGGCGGATGGGGAGGCGCAGAATGA
- a CDS encoding ABC transporter permease, translated as MMKQRVLISLPSILFVLLLALLWEIATRVLAIPHYIIPKLSDVLISIWENRLLLGKHFAVTLGEALLGLSISIVFGTLAAIWIEGSGLAKKTIYPLIVASQTIPIIALSPIMVMWFGYEIWSKVAVVILFTFFPIAVNTADGFRSADSGIGEVLRSMGARRVQLFVKWKLPSALPGFFTGLKMAATISVGGATLGEWLGGEAGLGMYTKRASNLLRGDAVFSGVLLLSLMGILLFLTVQWLERASLARRQ; from the coding sequence ATGATGAAGCAGCGAGTGCTGATAAGTCTTCCTTCTATTCTATTTGTCCTGCTGCTCGCACTCTTATGGGAAATAGCGACCCGGGTGCTGGCGATTCCCCATTACATTATTCCCAAGCTGTCTGACGTACTTATTTCTATTTGGGAGAATCGCTTGCTGCTTGGCAAGCACTTCGCTGTAACTTTGGGAGAGGCTTTGCTAGGTCTTAGCATTTCCATCGTATTCGGTACGCTCGCAGCAATCTGGATCGAAGGGTCGGGCCTTGCAAAAAAGACGATCTACCCGCTTATCGTTGCATCTCAAACGATTCCGATTATTGCGTTATCGCCAATTATGGTCATGTGGTTCGGTTATGAAATATGGAGCAAGGTGGCCGTCGTTATTCTATTCACCTTTTTCCCGATTGCAGTGAACACGGCAGACGGCTTCCGTTCGGCAGATTCTGGCATAGGAGAGGTGCTGCGATCGATGGGCGCTCGAAGAGTCCAGTTGTTCGTAAAGTGGAAATTGCCATCTGCACTGCCTGGATTCTTTACGGGACTCAAGATGGCCGCGACGATTAGCGTTGGCGGCGCGACGCTCGGAGAATGGCTCGGCGGAGAGGCTGGGCTTGGCATGTATACGAAGCGGGCATCAAACCTGCTGCGAGGCGATGCTGTATTCTCAGGGGTGCTGCTGCTCTCCCTCATGGGTATTCTGCTGTTTCTAACCGTGCAGTGGCTGGAACGCGCCAGTCTTGCCCGTCGTCAATAA
- a CDS encoding ABC transporter substrate-binding protein, whose translation MILNNWKRYLLITTVLMLALTTMAACGSSSKEKSEAQTELTVLLDWYPNAVHSFLYAAEEQGYFEEAGLKVNLQTPADTNDALKLVATGKADLALSYQMQVAISRAEDIPIVSVAAIVRHPLNRLFSLDSAGIQTPKDLIGKKIGYPSIPLDQLIVNTMVESDGGDSTKLNYVDIGWDLIPAMTTSKVDAIIGGYVNHEKPLLEKEGMKLTSFDPSEYGVPDYYELVLTASEAGLESKSEAFKKFIDAAAKGQQYTVEHPAQSLQGLLDLQSDNFPLDAEIEKQSLDILLPLMDAGSEPFGSQTEESWSSVINWLSEHGQLAKPIKAEDAFRNL comes from the coding sequence ATGATATTAAATAACTGGAAACGATATTTATTGATAACTACTGTTCTGATGCTAGCGTTAACCACGATGGCTGCCTGCGGCTCAAGCAGCAAAGAAAAGTCTGAAGCACAAACCGAGCTTACCGTGCTGCTCGACTGGTATCCGAATGCGGTACATTCCTTCCTGTATGCGGCGGAGGAGCAGGGCTATTTCGAGGAGGCGGGCCTTAAGGTCAATCTTCAAACGCCAGCCGATACGAATGATGCGCTAAAATTAGTGGCGACCGGCAAAGCGGATTTGGCGCTCAGCTATCAAATGCAGGTTGCGATCTCACGTGCGGAGGATATTCCGATTGTCTCGGTGGCTGCCATTGTGAGGCATCCTTTGAATCGCCTCTTCTCACTGGATTCAGCAGGCATTCAAACGCCAAAGGATTTGATTGGCAAAAAAATCGGCTATCCATCGATTCCACTCGATCAACTGATCGTGAACACGATGGTCGAATCCGACGGCGGTGATAGCACAAAGCTAAACTATGTCGATATCGGCTGGGATCTAATTCCGGCTATGACGACAAGCAAGGTGGATGCCATTATCGGCGGCTACGTTAATCATGAGAAGCCCCTTTTGGAGAAGGAGGGTATGAAGCTTACCTCATTTGATCCTTCGGAATATGGCGTTCCCGACTATTATGAGCTGGTGCTTACGGCGAGCGAGGCAGGGCTTGAAAGCAAGAGCGAAGCGTTTAAGAAGTTTATTGATGCAGCTGCGAAAGGCCAGCAATATACAGTGGAGCACCCAGCGCAATCCTTGCAAGGACTGCTCGATTTGCAAAGTGATAACTTCCCGCTCGACGCTGAGATTGAGAAGCAGAGCCTAGACATATTGCTGCCGTTGATGGACGCGGGCTCAGAGCCGTTTGGCTCGCAAACGGAGGAATCATGGAGCTCTGTCATCAACTGGCTGTCGGAGCATGGTCAACTAGCGAAACCAATTAAAGCAGAAGATGCGTTCCGTAACTTATAA
- a CDS encoding ThiF family adenylyltransferase: protein MDERYSRQMLFAPIGEAGQRKLMDSAVCIIGMGALGTVLANHMVRAGVGHVRLVDRDYVEKSNLQRQMLFDEEDVEQVYPKVVAAEKKLRKINSSIRLEAIVADATALNIESLLEGMDLVLDGTDNFQTRFLLNDACFKLGIPFTYGGAVSSRGMSAIFIPGQTPCLRCFIKTGDSGGQTCDMIGVIAPVVDMVASYQAVEAMKYLVEDEKQRRKTLVTFDLWQNQYFEMKLGEPDKNCPCCQLKQYPSLEVSGDNTALSLCGRETIQISGNGALELELWRERLEQAGLEVSLNPFLLKVVLPEGERLVLFADGRVLVQGTDDFVRAKTLYARYIGL from the coding sequence ATGGACGAGAGATATTCAAGACAAATGCTTTTTGCACCGATTGGTGAGGCTGGTCAGCGCAAGCTTATGGATAGCGCGGTTTGTATTATAGGGATGGGTGCGCTTGGAACGGTGCTGGCTAACCATATGGTACGGGCTGGCGTTGGGCATGTGCGGCTTGTAGATCGAGATTATGTGGAGAAAAGCAATCTGCAAAGACAGATGCTGTTCGACGAGGAGGATGTTGAGCAGGTTTATCCAAAGGTCGTAGCGGCAGAGAAGAAGCTTCGAAAAATCAATTCCTCAATTCGTCTGGAAGCGATTGTTGCGGATGCAACTGCGCTTAATATTGAGTCGCTGCTCGAAGGCATGGATTTGGTGCTGGATGGAACGGACAATTTTCAGACGCGCTTCCTGCTTAATGACGCTTGCTTTAAGCTCGGTATTCCATTCACTTACGGCGGAGCGGTCAGCTCTCGGGGGATGAGTGCGATCTTCATTCCCGGTCAGACGCCATGCTTGCGCTGCTTCATCAAAACAGGTGATTCGGGTGGACAGACCTGCGATATGATCGGAGTTATTGCGCCGGTCGTCGATATGGTCGCTTCATATCAAGCTGTGGAAGCGATGAAATATTTGGTGGAAGACGAGAAGCAAAGAAGAAAAACGCTCGTTACCTTTGATTTATGGCAAAATCAATACTTCGAGATGAAGCTCGGGGAGCCCGATAAGAACTGTCCCTGCTGCCAGCTGAAGCAGTACCCTTCGCTTGAGGTGAGCGGGGATAATACCGCTTTATCCTTATGTGGACGAGAGACCATCCAGATTTCGGGAAACGGTGCTCTTGAGTTAGAGCTGTGGCGAGAGCGGCTGGAGCAAGCGGGCTTGGAGGTTAGCTTAAACCCTTTTCTGCTGAAGGTGGTGCTGCCTGAGGGAGAAAGGCTCGTATTGTTCGCAGACGGGCGGGTGCTCGTTCAAGGTACGGATGATTTTGTACGCGCCAAAACCTTATATGCCCGTTATATCGGACTTTAA
- the thiE gene encoding thiamine phosphate synthase has product MKDFRLYAITGEQFHPGRDLVEVMEEAILGGVDIIQLRDKTSDRAEVLEKAKALRELTRKYGVTFIVNDDIDIAMEVDADGIHLGQGDVPLLEARKIVGSKIIGISTHAIEEALLAEEHGADYIGVGPIYPTVTKVDVVDPVTITYIREVVQAVKIPFVAIGGIKLHNVDEVIRAGATRICAVSEIVGSADVKGTCEAFIRKLERG; this is encoded by the coding sequence ATGAAGGATTTCAGGTTGTATGCGATTACAGGCGAACAATTTCATCCTGGCCGCGATCTGGTAGAGGTCATGGAGGAAGCGATTCTTGGCGGTGTAGATATTATTCAGCTGCGTGACAAGACGAGCGATAGAGCCGAGGTGCTTGAGAAGGCGAAAGCGCTCAGGGAGCTGACTCGAAAATATGGCGTAACCTTTATCGTCAACGATGATATCGATATTGCGATGGAGGTTGATGCAGACGGCATCCATTTGGGTCAAGGCGATGTACCGCTGCTCGAAGCGAGAAAAATCGTTGGCAGCAAAATCATCGGAATTTCTACTCATGCAATAGAAGAAGCGCTTCTCGCAGAAGAGCATGGAGCTGATTATATCGGGGTTGGGCCCATCTATCCTACCGTAACGAAGGTCGATGTTGTTGATCCGGTAACGATCACCTATATCCGCGAGGTTGTACAAGCGGTGAAAATTCCGTTTGTAGCGATTGGCGGAATTAAGCTGCATAACGTAGATGAGGTTATTCGTGCAGGCGCAACGCGGATTTGTGCCGTTAGCGAAATTGTAGGAAGCGCGGATGTAAAGGGAACCTGCGAAGCTTTTATCCGGAAGCTGGAGAGAGGATAG
- the thiS gene encoding sulfur carrier protein ThiS: protein MKLIINGEQQELEQVNTIQDVIVRLELSGKPIVVEADGRVLTAEQWADTPVFVNMRIELVHFVGGG, encoded by the coding sequence ATGAAGCTCATAATTAATGGTGAACAGCAGGAGCTGGAGCAGGTTAATACGATTCAAGACGTCATCGTGAGGCTGGAGCTTTCAGGCAAGCCAATCGTTGTCGAAGCGGATGGCAGAGTGCTTACTGCAGAGCAGTGGGCGGATACGCCTGTTTTTGTAAATATGCGAATTGAATTGGTTCACTTTGTAGGAGGAGGTTGA
- a CDS encoding thiazole synthase, protein MQADDLIIGGRTLSSRFFLGTGLYPNPYVQKEAIKASGAQVLTFAIRRINLASTEDDSILQHLEDADYVYLPNTSGARTADEAVRIARLARASGLSDWIKVEISVNERTLLPDPIETLRATEILVKEGFTVLPYTSDDPVICKRLEEAGAAAVMPGAAPIGTGLGILNPYNLGLIVEEANVPIIVDAGLGSASDVTQAMELGVSGVLMNTPVAKAKDPVRMAKAMCLAIEAGRLSYLAGRIVKKRYASASSGLDAFKLK, encoded by the coding sequence ATGCAGGCAGATGATTTGATCATTGGCGGTCGCACATTGTCCTCCCGTTTTTTTCTTGGCACCGGACTTTACCCTAATCCATACGTTCAGAAGGAAGCGATTAAAGCTTCCGGCGCGCAGGTGCTGACCTTTGCGATTAGACGCATCAATTTGGCATCGACAGAGGATGATTCTATCCTGCAGCATTTGGAGGATGCGGATTATGTATATCTTCCGAATACGTCCGGTGCGCGAACGGCAGATGAGGCGGTGCGTATCGCACGCCTTGCGCGCGCTTCAGGCCTTAGTGACTGGATTAAGGTCGAAATTAGCGTGAATGAACGAACGCTGCTTCCTGATCCGATCGAAACGCTCAGGGCCACTGAGATTTTAGTCAAAGAAGGCTTTACGGTGCTTCCCTACACGTCTGATGATCCGGTCATTTGCAAACGGCTGGAGGAGGCGGGAGCTGCGGCTGTTATGCCAGGTGCGGCTCCGATTGGCACAGGGCTGGGCATTCTGAATCCGTATAATCTTGGGTTGATCGTTGAAGAAGCGAATGTGCCGATTATCGTAGATGCAGGGCTTGGTTCTGCAAGCGATGTGACGCAGGCGATGGAGCTTGGCGTAAGCGGAGTGCTGATGAATACGCCTGTAGCTAAGGCGAAGGACCCTGTAAGGATGGCTAAGGCGATGTGCCTTGCTATAGAAGCGGGACGGCTATCCTATTTAGCTGGCCGAATTGTGAAGAAACGATATGCCTCAGCGAGCAGCGGGCTGGATGCATTTAAATTGAAATAG
- the thiO gene encoding glycine oxidase ThiO encodes MGGGIIGLSCALELQTRGYQAIVLETKRCGGQASGAAAGMLAPYSENVEGPDAFFQLCLDSLRLYPQWQERVKQISGQSFEYTDSGSLYVAYHDADLLALEGRLLWQRQFGSSGTILEGAELQRKEPLLTRDARAALYTPEESHIYAPHYVKALELACRGLGVHIYEQLDKLEIVEWQSEVVVRAADGRFFEGDQLLVCSGAWAQQLAETFHMNLPIYPIRGQICAYEVEAQPVSHMVFCNQGYLVGKENGTLVCGASEDVAGFDTSVTEKGIGRLKNWNKQLFPFLADKAPFHSWAGLRPATQDGYPLIGPIPESNRVVFAAGHYRNGILLSPATAVLAADFIADKQHNAYNQAFSPNRFG; translated from the coding sequence ATGGGCGGAGGCATCATCGGCTTGTCCTGCGCGCTTGAACTGCAAACGCGCGGCTATCAAGCGATTGTGCTGGAAACGAAGCGCTGCGGTGGCCAAGCCTCTGGTGCAGCTGCGGGTATGCTGGCTCCTTATTCTGAGAATGTAGAAGGACCAGATGCGTTTTTTCAGCTATGCTTGGATAGTCTGAGGCTCTACCCGCAGTGGCAGGAGCGGGTGAAGCAAATATCAGGACAGAGCTTTGAATATACGGACTCAGGCAGCCTTTATGTAGCGTATCATGATGCCGATTTGCTGGCGCTGGAGGGCAGACTGCTGTGGCAGCGGCAGTTCGGCTCGTCGGGGACGATATTGGAAGGGGCTGAGCTTCAGCGCAAGGAGCCTTTGCTGACACGTGATGCGAGAGCAGCTTTATACACCCCTGAGGAAAGCCATATTTATGCACCACATTATGTAAAGGCGCTAGAGCTTGCCTGTAGAGGCCTTGGCGTTCACATTTATGAGCAGCTGGATAAGCTCGAAATTGTGGAGTGGCAGAGCGAGGTCGTTGTTCGGGCGGCGGACGGACGTTTTTTTGAGGGCGATCAGCTGCTTGTCTGCTCTGGCGCATGGGCGCAGCAGCTTGCGGAGACATTCCATATGAACCTTCCAATTTATCCGATTCGCGGCCAAATTTGCGCTTATGAAGTAGAGGCGCAGCCAGTTTCGCATATGGTATTTTGCAATCAGGGCTACTTGGTTGGCAAAGAGAATGGAACGCTTGTCTGCGGCGCATCGGAGGATGTTGCCGGTTTCGATACTTCCGTTACCGAAAAAGGGATCGGCCGGCTCAAAAATTGGAATAAGCAGCTGTTTCCTTTTCTAGCGGACAAAGCACCGTTTCACAGCTGGGCAGGCCTGCGCCCCGCTACACAGGACGGTTATCCTTTAATCGGGCCTATCCCGGAATCCAATCGTGTCGTGTTCGCGGCTGGACATTATCGAAACGGAATTTTGCTCAGTCCAGCAACGGCCGTGCTTGCTGCAGACTTTATTGCTGACAAACAGCACAATGCTTATAACCAAGCTTTTTCGCCTAATCGGTTTGGGTGA